A section of the Metabacillus endolithicus genome encodes:
- a CDS encoding GNAT family N-acetyltransferase gives MNKNPIYKINKLQEGDYSLVIDFVMKMRKELFPMLDHEKLPQDLLHFENYYIQPNHAAFFTVVAEDGNIIGSIGVIPYDGRFHQLNETCPLVKTAEVVKCYIDPNYRRFGIGTELSKIATSFSCDAGYHSLYLHTHPFLPGAIPFWKSQGYKEILAEDDPVWQTLHMVKTL, from the coding sequence ATGAATAAAAATCCTATCTATAAAATTAATAAACTTCAAGAAGGAGATTATTCCCTTGTAATAGACTTTGTTATGAAAATGCGGAAAGAACTTTTTCCTATGTTAGATCATGAAAAGCTTCCTCAAGATCTTCTCCATTTTGAAAACTATTATATTCAGCCTAATCATGCTGCATTTTTTACAGTTGTTGCTGAGGATGGGAATATCATAGGATCCATTGGAGTAATCCCCTACGATGGTCGTTTTCATCAATTAAATGAAACTTGTCCTCTTGTGAAAACAGCTGAAGTTGTAAAATGCTATATTGATCCAAATTATCGAAGGTTTGGTATTGGAACAGAATTATCTAAAATAGCAACTAGTTTCAGTTGTGATGCAGGATATCATTCATTGTATCTACATACACACCCGTTTCTCCCTGGTGCAATTCCTTTTTGGAAATCTCAAGGTTACAAAGAGATATTAGCCGAAGATGATCCTGTATGGCAGACACTTCATATGGTAAAAACATTATAG
- a CDS encoding PepSY-associated TM helix domain-containing protein, giving the protein METVPIKTKKQTIKKTNPSLYKTVWRWHFYAGIIFAPFLMILAITGAVYLFKPQIEQMLYQEYYEVNPQGEKISVTQQIETVKNEYPDAVVSKYRPGESDLRSSEVTISSNNETLTVFVNPYTAEVIGELNSEDRIMNKIEEIHGELMAGTIGDRIVELAACWAIVLIVTGLYLWFPKKKQDLAGVLLPRLNKGKKIFQRDLHVVPAFWITAGMLFLILTGLPWSGFWGTNFQTIATNAGTGYPPSVWVGSAPTSIVQTKDVADVPWAAETLDVPKSDLQGLLPLSIDDVVDIANREGMHPTYTINIPSDKEGVYTLSAYPPKAQDEATIHIDQYSGAVLADYRYDHYGFVGKMVALGITLHKGTQFGFLNQLLSLFICLGIILVVASGFYLWLKRKPRKEMGAPKSPRMFKMGPFFVLIIGLSMLFPLVGLSIIVVWIIDLLIIQRIPVVKRVLNA; this is encoded by the coding sequence ATGGAAACAGTCCCAATTAAAACAAAGAAGCAAACGATAAAGAAGACAAATCCATCCCTTTACAAGACTGTTTGGCGATGGCATTTTTATGCGGGGATTATTTTTGCCCCTTTTCTAATGATATTAGCAATTACAGGAGCCGTTTATTTATTTAAACCTCAGATTGAGCAAATGCTTTATCAGGAATATTACGAGGTAAATCCACAAGGCGAGAAAATATCAGTAACACAGCAAATTGAGACAGTGAAAAATGAGTATCCTGATGCTGTTGTGAGTAAATATCGTCCAGGTGAAAGTGATTTAAGATCAAGTGAAGTAACGATTTCATCTAATAATGAAACTTTGACAGTGTTTGTTAATCCGTACACTGCAGAGGTGATCGGAGAGTTAAATAGTGAAGACAGGATTATGAATAAAATTGAAGAAATTCATGGTGAGTTAATGGCGGGAACAATAGGCGACCGCATAGTCGAGCTAGCCGCGTGTTGGGCAATTGTTCTTATTGTAACTGGACTTTATTTATGGTTTCCGAAAAAGAAACAAGATTTAGCTGGTGTGTTATTACCTAGGCTAAACAAGGGTAAAAAGATATTCCAAAGAGACTTACATGTTGTTCCAGCTTTTTGGATAACAGCAGGTATGCTATTTTTAATTTTAACTGGCTTACCATGGTCAGGATTCTGGGGAACTAACTTCCAAACCATTGCAACAAATGCTGGGACGGGTTATCCACCTTCTGTTTGGGTTGGGAGTGCTCCAACATCAATCGTTCAAACAAAGGATGTAGCAGATGTACCGTGGGCAGCTGAAACCTTGGATGTACCAAAATCTGATCTGCAAGGCTTACTTCCACTTTCGATCGACGATGTTGTGGACATTGCAAATCGAGAAGGAATGCATCCAACTTATACAATTAACATCCCAAGTGATAAAGAAGGAGTATATACGTTGTCCGCCTATCCTCCGAAAGCACAGGATGAAGCAACGATTCATATTGATCAATACTCAGGAGCAGTTCTAGCAGATTATCGCTATGATCACTATGGTTTTGTCGGCAAGATGGTTGCACTGGGAATTACCTTGCATAAAGGAACTCAATTTGGGTTTCTGAACCAACTTTTAAGTCTTTTCATTTGTTTAGGTATTATTCTCGTCGTGGCTAGCGGGTTTTACTTATGGCTGAAGAGAAAGCCTAGAAAGGAAATGGGTGCACCAAAGTCACCAAGAATGTTCAAGATGGGGCCATTTTTTGTGTTAATCATTGGATTAAGTATGTTGTTCCCACTTGTTGGTTTGTCCATAATCGTTGTATGGATCATTGACCTGCTAATCATTCAGAGAATACCTGTTGTGAAGAGGGTTTTAAATGCATAA
- a CDS encoding FixH family protein — protein sequence MHNLTSKGVVTVKKLKAILLLSFMMLILSACSLELKQDVAKQYKKEEPLMADIIIPDSLSTNRDTPFQVVLTQGEEKVDSADYVHFEIWKQDGSVKFEMEQADEVGNGMYQLNKKLESEGLYFIKVHASSGDSIIMPQKQFIVGELSDSELEFLQEGAVVEDGGGEHHH from the coding sequence ATGCATAATTTGACAAGTAAGGGTGTTGTGACCGTGAAGAAATTAAAAGCTATACTTTTGCTTTCTTTTATGATGTTGATACTTAGTGCCTGTTCACTGGAGCTTAAACAAGATGTTGCGAAGCAGTATAAAAAAGAAGAGCCTTTGATGGCCGATATTATCATACCAGATTCTCTTTCAACAAATCGTGATACACCATTTCAGGTTGTCCTTACTCAAGGTGAAGAAAAAGTAGATTCAGCAGACTATGTTCACTTTGAAATATGGAAGCAAGATGGATCTGTTAAATTTGAAATGGAGCAAGCAGATGAAGTAGGAAATGGCATGTATCAGTTAAATAAGAAACTAGAGAGTGAAGGGTTGTATTTTATTAAGGTGCATGCGAGTAGTGGTGATTCAATTATTATGCCTCAAAAACAGTTTATTGTTGGGGAACTTTCGGATAGTGAGTTGGAGTTTCTACAGGAAGGTGCTGTAGTAGAGGATGGTGGTGGGGAGCATCATCATTAG
- a CDS encoding S-layer protein, producing MKRKTFKKLIGVSCIASMLLGSGVFMNNNEAKAEEITKTITIDGTKVDEHNRFKGFGTVTANNTSRLMLDYKEEHPKEYWEMMNKLFNKNTGAGLAHVKVELGGDVNSSSGTEPATMRYEDEPANVLRGAGFQFAADAKSINEDITVEILRWGEPRFSWNGASKGDYENRYQWYKQTIDAVYEEYGFKLDYVGISQNERAQNNNGKIELEWLKYFTSKIKEETNYESDYKHIKLVAADGYRDTSTISRTLLEHQDLIDEIDVISSHYGLTGSNELTQLQNKLIAEGQKPKEVWVSEGIAPMINARYRENMEPNYKGLGGKAGIIDVTSRIISVYSWTGATNNPLNAVSFDFQPSVAAFYEGSQYNPKHLISAYDPWSGFYEVDGGLQGVRHVMNFVGYDDHSTPENERWMYVKDATFSDGNFFDGGVDVDTSTHNYLTLKDPESDDYTTVFANNTKETRKYKIKAQNLNGKENAPIYVWETRGADEGQNYDDNWFKHINTITPKDGEYEVEVKPYSIVTISTLDKKSEVKDFEYESEPVDVSKDTILPLPYKDDFEYKNYPVDEKGRDYVERRGGTPRYTTDQIGAFEVVQSATKQKTSGSAERVNLNIPDSKKHGNMLQQMMTPETIGADWAVWGGKDGTASSSNPNTTIGDHRWVNYKASYDFLLDTHTPEVEGRSNYALIGVRQVKAGGADSHAPYNARVFSDGRYEILKLGKVEKSGTIENFNNKVWHNLAFEAKENVFTLYLDGAEIDSYTDEDSTVMAGRVALGSGYYETLIDNLRVDPIKGYTYQSDKYDSAQGKVYDTEEEALNNSDSLNPIGYVGDWNYTQAGYAHFNRTQMTARTDIPVWNGVTVGFGDSTSVQGTLHKVFYSGSWSSNSSNTWGSEGASFEITFKGTEIRLFGVTNPSNGKADIYLDGELVGEANYLNNSSITQMVWSAENLEDKEHTLKVVSKEKYTSFTKAEITTTDPVLAVKKMGPTEIVKISDEAEIGNNENTVYAFRKNAVWGSNNTNAWAKFDDDPYILINFTGSGIDYLAGTGEKSLYNFELDGVDVGDFAVDPNTGVRYSVRGLEEKSHTLKVSLKDNERKETFMDYRGVNIYSTPEANSAKSSMIFDFEGSGFNLFGATPDALIDVYIDDLLIEENFRIYANGDRLNSYHIRGLKDTNHTARIVVKGGTFTLDGIDVIKGKNKVEVNKEELQKLYDTHKDKNHKDYTKESWKVFHKALQTAKEALKNPQSTLEKVVAAQLDLEAAAEELVEQ from the coding sequence TTGAAGAGAAAAACATTTAAGAAACTTATAGGGGTATCTTGTATTGCCTCTATGCTTCTGGGTTCAGGTGTATTTATGAATAATAATGAAGCTAAAGCAGAAGAAATCACTAAAACAATTACCATTGATGGAACAAAGGTAGATGAACATAACCGATTCAAAGGATTTGGAACAGTTACAGCCAATAATACATCTCGTTTAATGTTAGATTACAAAGAAGAGCATCCTAAAGAATACTGGGAAATGATGAATAAACTTTTTAATAAAAACACGGGAGCTGGGTTGGCACATGTGAAAGTAGAGTTAGGTGGAGATGTGAATTCTTCATCGGGAACTGAGCCTGCCACAATGAGATATGAAGATGAGCCTGCTAATGTTCTGAGAGGAGCAGGATTTCAATTTGCTGCTGATGCAAAATCGATTAACGAAGATATTACAGTTGAAATTTTGCGCTGGGGGGAGCCACGCTTTTCTTGGAATGGCGCTTCAAAAGGAGATTACGAGAATCGATATCAATGGTATAAACAAACGATTGATGCTGTGTATGAAGAGTATGGCTTCAAACTAGATTATGTTGGCATCTCTCAAAACGAACGTGCACAAAATAATAACGGAAAAATTGAGCTTGAGTGGCTTAAATACTTTACTTCAAAAATTAAAGAAGAGACGAATTACGAAAGTGACTATAAACATATTAAACTAGTTGCTGCAGATGGTTATCGTGATACATCTACAATTAGTCGAACATTGCTTGAGCATCAAGATTTGATTGATGAAATTGATGTGATTAGTTCTCATTATGGTTTAACAGGATCAAATGAATTAACACAATTGCAAAATAAACTGATCGCTGAAGGACAGAAACCTAAAGAAGTTTGGGTTTCAGAGGGGATTGCTCCGATGATTAATGCTCGTTATCGTGAAAATATGGAGCCAAACTATAAAGGACTTGGAGGAAAGGCTGGAATCATTGATGTTACATCACGAATTATTTCGGTCTATTCGTGGACTGGGGCAACAAATAACCCGCTAAATGCTGTTTCATTTGATTTTCAGCCGTCTGTGGCAGCATTTTATGAAGGCTCTCAGTATAATCCAAAACATCTTATTAGTGCCTATGATCCGTGGTCAGGCTTTTATGAAGTTGATGGAGGATTACAAGGAGTCCGTCATGTTATGAATTTTGTTGGATATGATGACCATTCTACACCAGAAAACGAGCGCTGGATGTATGTGAAAGATGCAACATTTAGTGACGGTAACTTTTTTGATGGTGGAGTAGACGTTGACACTAGTACTCATAACTATTTAACGTTAAAAGATCCAGAATCAGATGATTATACAACAGTGTTTGCCAATAACACGAAAGAGACTCGTAAATATAAAATAAAAGCACAGAATTTAAATGGAAAAGAAAATGCTCCAATTTATGTTTGGGAAACACGAGGAGCAGATGAAGGACAAAATTATGATGATAATTGGTTTAAGCATATCAATACTATCACTCCAAAGGACGGAGAATATGAAGTTGAGGTTAAACCTTATTCGATCGTAACAATTTCAACTTTAGACAAGAAATCAGAAGTGAAAGATTTTGAATATGAATCAGAGCCTGTTGATGTTTCAAAAGACACGATTTTACCTTTACCTTACAAGGATGATTTTGAATATAAAAACTATCCTGTTGATGAAAAAGGCAGAGATTATGTTGAGCGCCGTGGAGGAACACCAAGATATACAACAGATCAAATTGGAGCTTTTGAAGTCGTTCAGAGTGCAACTAAACAAAAAACGAGTGGAAGCGCTGAACGTGTTAATTTGAATATTCCAGATAGCAAAAAACATGGTAATATGCTGCAACAGATGATGACACCTGAGACCATTGGTGCAGATTGGGCAGTTTGGGGTGGTAAAGATGGTACAGCATCATCCAGTAATCCAAATACGACGATAGGTGATCATCGTTGGGTTAACTATAAAGCTTCTTATGACTTTTTATTGGATACTCATACACCTGAAGTAGAAGGTAGAAGTAATTATGCACTTATAGGTGTGCGTCAAGTAAAAGCTGGTGGAGCAGATTCACATGCACCTTACAATGCACGCGTTTTTTCTGATGGTCGTTATGAAATTCTAAAGCTTGGTAAAGTTGAAAAAAGTGGAACAATTGAGAACTTCAATAATAAAGTGTGGCATAATCTAGCGTTTGAAGCAAAAGAAAATGTGTTTACACTTTATTTAGATGGAGCTGAAATTGACTCGTACACAGACGAAGATTCTACAGTAATGGCTGGTAGAGTGGCATTAGGTTCTGGTTATTATGAAACTTTAATTGATAATTTACGTGTTGATCCAATAAAAGGATATACGTATCAATCAGACAAATATGACAGTGCACAAGGTAAGGTATACGATACAGAGGAGGAGGCTCTAAACAATTCCGATTCATTAAATCCGATTGGATATGTTGGTGACTGGAACTATACCCAAGCTGGATACGCTCATTTTAACCGTACACAAATGACAGCTCGTACAGATATTCCGGTTTGGAATGGGGTAACAGTAGGCTTCGGAGATTCTACAAGTGTTCAAGGAACATTACACAAGGTATTTTATTCAGGAAGTTGGTCATCTAACAGTTCTAACACTTGGGGTTCAGAGGGTGCTTCCTTTGAAATCACATTTAAAGGAACTGAAATAAGGCTATTTGGTGTCACAAACCCTTCAAATGGAAAAGCAGATATATACCTTGATGGAGAGCTAGTAGGTGAAGCAAATTATTTAAATAACAGTTCAATTACTCAAATGGTTTGGTCTGCGGAGAATCTTGAGGATAAAGAACACACACTTAAAGTTGTTTCTAAAGAAAAGTATACTAGTTTTACAAAAGCTGAAATTACAACAACCGATCCGGTATTAGCAGTTAAAAAGATGGGACCAACTGAGATAGTTAAAATATCTGATGAAGCAGAAATAGGGAATAACGAAAACACGGTTTATGCCTTTAGAAAAAATGCTGTTTGGGGATCAAACAATACGAATGCATGGGCGAAATTCGATGATGATCCTTATATCTTAATCAATTTTACAGGATCAGGTATTGACTATCTTGCAGGAACTGGAGAGAAGTCACTTTATAATTTTGAGCTTGATGGAGTGGATGTAGGTGACTTTGCTGTTGATCCTAATACGGGTGTAAGGTATTCAGTAAGAGGACTTGAAGAAAAATCACACACATTGAAAGTATCATTAAAAGATAATGAACGCAAAGAGACGTTTATGGATTACAGAGGAGTGAATATATACAGTACTCCTGAAGCAAATAGCGCAAAGAGTAGCATGATCTTTGATTTTGAAGGATCCGGCTTTAACTTATTTGGTGCTACTCCAGATGCTTTGATCGATGTTTATATTGATGATCTTCTAATTGAAGAAAATTTTAGAATTTATGCAAATGGAGACAGGCTAAACTCTTATCACATTAGAGGCCTTAAAGATACAAATCATACGGCAAGAATTGTTGTTAAAGGCGGTACATTTACTTTAGATGGTATTGATGTTATTAAAGGGAAAAATAAAGTGGAAGTAAATAAGGAAGAATTGCAGAAACTGTATGATACACATAAAGATAAAAACCATAAAGATTACACAAAGGAAAGCTGGAAAGTATTTCATAAGGCATTACAAACTGCCAAAGAAGCATTGAAAAACCCACAATCTACATTAGAAAAAGTAGTTGCAGCTCAGCTTGATCTAGAAGCAGCAGCAGAGGAATTAGTTGAACAGTAA